The proteins below come from a single Phalacrocorax aristotelis chromosome 24, bGulAri2.1, whole genome shotgun sequence genomic window:
- the ANK1 gene encoding ankyrin-1 isoform X2: MDVSSLFHVAAWADSANGPTVLLRGHAPATVDPLPSCCKQGSPEGMLEQESAVQADAATSFLRAARSGNLDKALDHLRNGVDINTCNQNGLNALHLASKEGHVKMVVELLHKEIVLETTTKKGNTALHIAALAGQQDVVRELVNYGANVNAQSQKGFTPLYMAAQENHLEVVKFLLENGANQNVATEDGFTPLAVALQQGHENVVAHLINYGTKGKVRLPALHIAARNDDTRTAAVLLQNDPNADVLSKTGFTPLHIAAHYENLSVAQLLLNRGASVNFTPQNGITPLHIASRRGNIIMVRLLLDRGAQIETRTKDELTPLHCAARNGHVRIAEILLDHGAPIQAKTKNGLSPIHMAAQGDHLDCVRLLLQYSAEIDDITLDHLTPLHVAAHCGHHRVAKLLVEKGAKPNSRALNGFTPLHIACKKNHIRVMELLLKTGASIDAVTESGLTPLHVAAFMGHLPIVKTLLQRGASPNVSNVKVETPLHMAARAGHMDVAKYLLQNKAKANAKAKDDQTPLHCAARIGHTDMVQLLLENNANPNLATTAGHTPLHITAREGHVDTALALLEKGASQTCMTKKGFTPLHVAAKYGKVDVAELLLARDAHPNAAGKNGLTPLHVAVHHNNLEIVKLLLPNGSSPHSSAWNGYTPLHIAAKQNQMEVASSLLQYGASANAASAQGVTPLHLASQEGHADMVALLFSKEANGNLGNKSGLTPLHLVAQEGHVPVADVLVKHGVTVDATTRMGYTPLHVASHYGNIKLVKFLLQHQADVNAKTKLGYTPLHQAAQQGHTDVVTLLLKHGASPNEISTNGTTPLAIAKRLGYISVTDVLKIVTEETDIPSVSDKHRMSFPETVDEILDVSEDEEEELMAPKSRTPDPRDQEGKREMLEFEIVTTLEQTVESPAILQVPCVPPETVVTRAEETEQVGPVETEAEQVSLLHAPSVSPQEPSKEFDEDSLIPSSPATETSDNISPVASPVHTGFLVSFMVDARGGSMRGSRHHGLRVVIPPRACAAPTRITCRLVKPQKLPAPPPLAEEEGLASRIIALGPAGAQFLSPVIVEIPHFASYGRGDRELVVLRSENGSVWKEHRNRYEESYMDQLLNGMDEEMESQEELDKKRVCRIITTDFPLYFVVMSRICQDCDMIGPEGGCLKSTLVPMVQATFPDTAVTKRVRLALQAQPVPDELVTKLLGNQATFSPIVTVEPRRRKFHRPIGLRIPLPPSWKDNPRDSGEGDTTSLRLLCSVIGGTAQAQWEDITGTTKLVYENECANFTTNVSARFWLADCPRTAEAVHFATMLYKELAAVPYMAKFVVFAKMNDAREGRLRCYCMTDDKVDKTLEQHENFTEVARSRDIEVVEGMPLHVELSGNLVPVKKATQPRTFLFQSFRENRLAIPIKVRDSSREASGSLSFLRKAMKYEDLQHVLCHLNISIPPCTKGSGTEERRRTLTPLSLRERYSILSETSFGSHAAEAVTPSPPGSLSSTDKTDQKMVDIAEQLGLSWAELARELQFGVDDINRIRVENPNSLLEQSVALLNLWVSREGKSVKIENLYTALRNIDRSEIVNTLEGSGRQSRSLKGSWRYMDRDYSLSPSQMNGYASLQDELLSPASLHYTLPSPLRADQYWNEVAIMDAIPMAATEQDALMEMSDIQVWSSGLTPSLVTAEDSSLECSKAEDSDATSEGRFPGQLLADVHGPDHMGSMDLVEDDTVDSDAMNGLIDLLEQEEGQRPEGKMSAGDRQPGTREQDPESEVSFVSVQQKVQARITASPTISHVTEKSTDRLRDWNAEGSFISCLQDLTAGSWQEGVTRRLLPTHTVASRAQGQEQEQVLVPAVELMQVSSTEDSDWQPQHPTGSWWEEADSRFFGQGDEVLHLPGEQVTEEQFTDDQGNIITKKVIRKVVRQLSPGDTDDRQAQEQLILEGSLQDPQDLEAEDAHLMKYSILHRDSLGAKDLTSTPNH, encoded by the exons AATGGGCTGAACGCCTTGCACCTGGCCTCCAAGGAGGGCCACGTGAAAATGGTGGTGGAGCTGCTGCACAAGGAGATCGTTTTGGAGACAACGACCAAG AAGGGAAACACAGCCCTGCACATCGCTGCCCTGGCTGGACAACAGGATGTGGTCCGGGAACTGGTGAACTACGGGGCCAACGTCAATGCGCAGTCACAG AAAGGCTTCACACCCCTCTACATGGCAGCACAGGAAAACCACCTGGAAGTTGTCAAGTTCTTGCTGGAAAATGGAGCCAACCAGAATGTAGCCACTGAG GATGGCTTCACGCCACTagctgtggctctgcagcaaGGGCATGAGAACGTGGTCGCTCACCTTATCAACTATGGGACGAAGGGTAAGGTccgcctgcctgccctgcacaTTGCAGCCCGCAACGATGATACTCGCACAGCTGCCGTGCTGCTGCAGAATGACCCCAATGCTGACGTCCTCTCCAAG ACTGGATTTACCCCCTTGCACATTGCAGCCCACTATGAGAATCTCAGTGTGGCCCAATTACTGCTGAACCGTGGAGCCAGTGTCAACTTCACACCCCAG AATGGGATCACTCCCCTGCACATAGCCTCCCGCCGGGGCAACATCATCATGGTACGGCTGCTGCTGGACCGCGGAGCCCAGATAGAGACACGGACCAAG gATGAGCTGACCCCTCTCCACTGTGCAGCTCGCAATGGACATGTGCGAATCGCAGAGATTCTGCTGGACCATGGGGCTCCCATTCAAGCCAAGACCAAG AATGGCTTGTCGCCGATCCACATGGCAGCGCAGGGTGACCACCTGGACTGCGTGCGCCTGCTCCTGCAGTACAGCGCCGAGATCGACGACATCACCCTGGACCACCTAACACCTCTGCACGTGGCTGCGCACTGCGGGCACCACCGGGTGGCCAAGCTGCTGGTGGAGAAGGGAGCCAAGCCCAACTCCCGAGCCCTG AATGGCTTCACACCCCTCCATATCGCCTGCAAGAAGAACCACATCCGGGTGATGGAACTGCTGCTGAAGACTGGTGCCTCCATTGATGCTGTCACGGAG TCTGGCCTGACCCCCCTGCATGTGGCTGCCTTCATGGGGCACCTGCCTATCGTCAAGACCCTGCTGCAGCGTGGAGCCTCTCCTAATGTGTCCAATGTG AAAGTGGAGACACCCCTACACATGGCAGCCAGAGCTGGGCATATGGATGTCGCAAAGTACCTGCTGCAGAACAAAGCCAAAGCCAACGCCAAGGCCAAG GATGATCAGACTCCTCTGCACTGTGCTGCACGCATCGGCCACACCGACATggtccagctcctgctggagaaCAATGCCAACCCCAACCTGGCCACAACAGCGGGGCACACACCCCTGCACATCACTGCCAGAGAGGGGCATGTGGACacggccctggccctgctggagAAGGGGGCCTCGCAGACCTGCATGACCAAG AAAGGATTTACCCCTCTCCACGTTGCAGCCAAGTACGGGAAAGTGGATGTGgcggagctgctgctggcacgtGACGCTCACCCCAATGCAGCAGGGAAG aaTGGCTTGACTCCGCTGCACGTGGCTGTGCACCACAACAACCTGGAGATCGtcaagctgctgcttcccaacGGGAGCTCACCACACAGCTCAGCCTGG AACGGGTACACCCCCCTGCACATTGCGGCCAAGCAGAACCAGATGGAGGTGGCCAGCAGCTTGCTGCAGTATGGAGCTTCTGCAAATGCGGCATCTGCGCAAGGAGTCACTCCCCTACACCTGGCTTCCCAGGAGGGGCACGCAGACATGGTGGCACTGCTTTTCTCCAAAGAAGCCAATGGCAACCTAGGCAACAAG AGTGGCCTGACTCCTCTCCATCTCGTGGCGCAAGAGGGGCATGTGCCGGTTGCTGATGTTCTGGTGAAACACGGAGTCACAGTGGATGCAACAACCAGG ATGGGCTATACCCCGCTGCATGTGGCCAGCCACTATGGGAACATCAAGCTGGTGAAGTTTTTGCTGCAGCACCAGGCTGATGTCAATGCCAAAACTAAG ctgggctaCACCCCTCTGCACCAGGCGGCACAGCAGGGCCACACGGACGTTGTGACACTGCTGCTGAAGCACGGTGCCTCTCCCAATGAGATCAGCACA AATGGCACGACTCCCCTGGCCATCGCAAAGCGGCTCGGCTATATTTCCGTCACAGACGTGCTCAAGATCGTCACAGAGGAAACCGACATCCCG TCAGTCAGCGACAAGCACCGCATGAGCTTCCCGGAGACTGTAGATGAGATTCTGGATGTGTCAGAGGATGAAG AGGAGGAGCTGATGGCACCAAAGTCCAGGACACCTGATCCCAGGGACCAGGAGGGCAAGAGGGAGATGCTGGAGTTTGAGATCGTGACGACACTGGAGCAAAC GGTGGAGTCTCCAGCTATCCTGCAGGTCCCCTGCGTCCCACCTGAGACTGTGGTGACCAGAGCGGAGGAGACTGAGCAGGTAGGGCCTGTGGAGACAGAAGCTGAGCAAGTCAGCCTGCTGCATGCACCCTCGGTGTCCCCACAGGAG CCCTCCAAGGAGTTCGACGAGGACTCCCTGatccccagcagccctgccacTGAGACCTCGGATAACATCAGCCCAGTGGCCAGCCCTGTGCACACAGG GTTCCTGGTGAGCTTCATGGTGGATGCCCGCGGCGGGTCCATGCGGGGCAGCCGGCACCACGGACTACGTGTGGTCATCCCGCCCCGTGCCTGCGCTGCGCCGACCCGCATCACCTGCCGCCTGGTGAAGCCCCaaaagctgcctgcacccccaCCACTGGCCGAGGAGGAGGGTCTGGCCAGCCGGATCATCGCCCTGGGGCCCGCTGGTGCCCAGTTCCTCAG CCCCGTCATTGTGGAGATCCCACACTTTGCCTCGTATGGGCGTGGAGACCGTGAGCTGGTGGTGTTGCGCAGCGAGAATGGCTCTGTCTGGAAGGAGCATCGCAACCGCTATGAGGAGAGCTACATGGACCAGCTGCTCAACGGCATGGATGAGG AGATGGAgagccaggaggagctggacaAGAAGAGGGTCTGCCGCATCATCACCACTGACTTCCCGCTCTACTTCGTGGTCATGTCCCGGATTTGCCAGGACTGCGATATGATCGGCCCCGAGGGAGGGTGTTTGAAAAGCACACTGGTGCCCATGGTACAGGCCACCTTCCCAGACACTGCTGTCACCAAGAGAGTGAGGCTGGCC CTGCAGGCGCAGCCCGTGCCTGACGAGCTGGTGACTAAGCTGCTGGGGAACCAGGCAACCTTCAGCCCTATCGTCACAGTGGAGCCACGCCGGAGGAAGTTCCACCGCCCCATTGGCCTCCGCATCCCACTGCCACCATCCTGGAAGGACAATCCCCGAGACAGCGGCGAGGGTGACACCACCAGCCTGCGCCTGCTCTGCAGTGTGATCG GAGGGACGGCCCAAGCCCAGTGGGAAGACATAACAGGCACCACGAAGCTGGTCTATGAAAATGAGTGTGCTAACTTTACGACCAATGTGTCTGCCAG GTTCTGGCTGGCCGACTGCCCGCGCACAGCCGAGGCCGTGCACTTTGCCACAATGCTGTACAAGGAGCTGGCGGCCGTGCCCTACATGGCCAAATTCGTGGTGTTTGCCAAGATGAATGATGCACGGGAAGGCCGGCTGCGCTGCTACTGCATGACTGATGACAAGGTTGACAAGACGTTGGAGCAGCATGAAAACTTCACTGAGGTGGCCCGTAGCAGGGACATTGAG gTGGTAGAAGGGATGCCTTTGCATGTTGAGCTCTCAGGAAACCTGGTGCCTGTCAAGAAGGCCACTCAGCCCCGCACCTTCCTCTTCCAGTCCTTCCGGGAAAATCGCCTTGCCATCCCCATCAAG GTTCGGGACAGCAGCCGGGAAGCCAGCGGCTCCCTGTCTTTCCTGCGTAAGGCCATGAAATATGAGGACCTCCAGCATGTGCTCTGCCACCTGAACATCAGCATACCACCCTGCACCAAG GGAAGCGGCACCGAGGAGCGGAGGAGGACACTGACGCCGTTATCTCTGAGGGAGCGATACAGCATCCTAAGCGAGACCAGTTTCG GGTCCCATGCAGCTGAAGCTGTGaccccttctcctccaggctctCTGAGCAGCACGGACAAGACAGACCAGAAGATGGTCGACATAGCAGAACAGCTGGGCCTCAGCTGGGCTG AGCTGGCCCGTGAGCTGCAGTTTGGGGTGGATGACATCAACAGGATACGTGTGGAGAACCCCAActccctgctggagcagagcgTAGCCTTACTTAACCTCTGGGTCAGCCGCGAGGGCAAGAGCGTCAAGA TCGAGAATCTGTACACAGCACTGAGGAACATTGACCGCAGTGAGATTGTCAACACGCTGGAGGGCTCCGGCCGACAGAGCCGCAGCCTGAAGGGCAGCTGGCGCTACATGGACAGAGACTACTCCCTCTCGCCATCCCAGATGAATG GTTACGCTTCGCTGCAGGACGAGCTGCTGTCCCCCGCCTCCCTGCATTACACGCTGCCATCCCCGCTGCGTGCCGACCAGTACTGGAATGAGGTGGCCATCATGGATGCTATCCCCATGGCTGCCACAGAGCAGGATGCCCTGATGGAGATGTCCGACATACAGGTGTGGTCCTCGGGGCTCACCCCCTCGCTGGTGACTGCTGAGGACTCCTCTCTGGAGTGCAGCAAGGCCGAGGACTCGGATGCCACAAGCGAAGGCCGGTTCCCAGGGCAGCTTCTGGCAGACGTGCATGGCCCAGACCACATGGGCTCTATGGACCTGGTTGAGGATGATACAGTGGACTCAGATGCCATGAATGGCTTGATTGACCTTCtagagcaggaggaggggcagaggcCAGAGGGGAAGATGTCAGCCGGTGATCGCCAGCCCGGGACTAGGGAGCAGGACCCAGAGAGTGAAGTCTCTTTTGTTTCAGTGCAGCAGAAGGTGCAAGCCAGGATCACAGCATCACCTACCATTAGCCACGTCACGGAGAAGAGCACAGACAG GCTAAGGGACTGGAATGCAGAAGGCTCCTTTATCTCCTGCCTACAGGACCTGACAGCGGGCTCCTGGCAGGAGGGGGTCACCCGAAGGCTGCTCCCAACGCACACCGTGGCCTCCAGGGCACAGGGCCAGGAGCAAGAGCAGGTCCTGGTGCCGGCCGTGGAGCTGATGCAGGTCAGCTCCACAGAGGACAGCGactggcagccccagcaccccacgGGCAGCTGGTGGGAGGAGGCAGACAGCCGCTTCTTTGGGCAG GGGGACGAAGTCCTTCATCTCCCTGGAGAGCAGGTGACTGAGGAGCAGTTCACAGATGATCAAGGGAATATCATCACCAAGAAG GTCATCCGGAAGGTGGTGCGTCAGCTGAGCCCTGGTGACACGGATGACAGGCAGGCACAAGAACAGCTGATTCTGGAGGGCTCCCTGCAGGACCCCCAGGACCTGGAGGCTGAGGATGCTCACTTAATGAAATACTCCATCCTGCACCGGGACAGTCTGGGGGCCAAG